The DNA region GCCGTACCCGAAGCGCCGGTGCGGGCGGGCGTCGGGGGCGCGAAACCGGCGCCCGGGGTGAAGGGGGCCGGGGCGGGAGCGGGGCTCTGGCCCGCGCCGGGCGTGCGCGCTGGCTCGGAGGTCGAGCCCCCGGCTGCCAGCAGCGCGGACAGTTCGGCGCGCGCCCGCTCCTGCTCCCCGAGCAGCCCACCCGCGTACCAGAGCCCCTCCACCACCGCGTCGGTGGCCATCGCCCACAGCACCCGGGGTCCGCGGCGCACCGCAGGCCCGAAGGCGGCCAGCACGGGTGCCAGGAACTCGCCCAGCGCGTACCGCAGTTCGGCCGCCAGTGCGGCCCCGTCCGGCGTCGTACGGGCCTCGGGCGAGCCGGCCGCCGGGTCGTCCGGCAGGCAGCCGAAGGCCTCCGGGCGCACCGTCAGCTCGATCGAGGTGGGGTCGCGGCGCAGCGAGACGTCGCCGGGGCCGAGCAGCGGCACGCGCCGTTCCAGGAACCACGGCACGGTGAACAGCAGTGAGACCGACCAGACCAGGCGGTGCAGTCCGAAGCCGGCGGCGACGTCCGGGCGCAGCGGTCGGCCGTAGCGGGCGAGGCCCCGTCGGGCGTCGTGGGCGATCAGCTCGCGCACCGCGGCCGGGTCCGTGGTGAGGTCGGCGACGGGCAGCCAGCCGCCGCCCCGGCGGGGTGGGGCGCAGCGCACGTCCAGGATCGGGGTCAGCGCGGTCAGCCGGTGGTACGAGGGGACGCAGGGGGTGGAGGTGTCCGGCGCGTGGGCCGGGGTGTGCGCCTGGGTGGTGCGGGGGGCGCACGGCGCGGGGCCGGGGCGGGTGCTGCTCGCGGTCATGGGCGGGCCCCATCGGGTCGACCGGGGCCGCCGGAGGACCGCCCGGCGGCCCGGCCACGGGGACGCCGGGGCCCGGCCGGACCGGGGCACGGCGGTGCCCGGGGAACAGCAAGGCGACCTGTCCGGGGCACTGCTCACTCCGGACAGGTTAGCCTCACCTTAGCTGATGGTCCCTCCGGTCTCGCTGGCGATGCGCCCATCCGGGGGAGCCCCCGGCGCGCGCCCCGGCGTGCGCGGGGTGCCCCCCGGCGTGCGCGAGATGCCCAGCTGGCGCGCGAGCCAGACCGGCACCCCGCCCAGGGCGTGCACCAGGCGGGCGGCCTCGGCGCGCAGCCGTACGGCCTCCGGCGGCTCGGACACCTCGGCGAGCGCGGCGAGCGCCGGCGCCACCCCCACCGTGAAACCGAGTTGCTCGCGCAGCCGCAGCGAGGCGTCGAAGCCCTCCCGGGCGTTGCCGCGGTCCCCGCGGGAGAGCGCCAGCGCGGCGAGGTGCCGCCAGGTGTAGGAGCGCAGCAGTTCGTCCCCGCGCTCGCCGGCGCCCTCGTGCGCCCGGCGGTAGGCGATCCAGGCGGCGCCGCGGTCGCGCAACAGGTTCTCGGCGACCAGTCCGCGCCGGAAGTCCAGCAGCGGGCGGCCCGGGGCGTCCGGCGGCAGCAGGGCCGAGGTGCGGCCGAGTGCCGCCTGCGCCTCGTCCAGCCGGTCGCGCGGGCCGAGCACGCTGGCGAGGTAGGCGAGGAAGCCGCGGGCGCAGGCGGCGGCCGCGCGCTGTTCGGTGCCCTGCGCCAGGGCTTCGGCGAGTCGTAACGCCTGTTCCGCCTGGGTCCACTGCGAGGCGGTGAACAGGCACTGTTCGATGAGGAGTTCGGCCCGTGCGAGGGCGACGGCCGGGTCGTGTTCGGCGGCGGGTCGCAGCAGTTCGGCGGCCTCCTGCCAGCACCCCCGGGACCGCAGCCGCCACACGGTGTCGCCCGGTTCCTCCGCTGCTGCCCGCCCCCGTTCGTCCGGGCCGTTCGGGCTCCATCCGTGCTCCGACAACGCCACCTCCTTGTGTGCGCCATCCAGCAGGGCGCGGACCTGCCCCTGGGGCCCTGCCGCCACGACCCGTGCGCATGGCGACGGCAGGGCGAAAGGCCCGCGCTGTGGCGGCAATTCAACACGGGGGCGAGCTTGTGCACCAGATCACGAGCGGAGGTTGTTGATTTTCCGGACGAGATGATCTAGAGGGGCAATGTCCCGTCTCAGGAGGTCCAGCCGGTCTCCATCAGGGCCTCCGCGGCGCCGTTGGCGGGCTGCGGCACGCCGGCCAGGTCCAGGCTGAACAGGGCGACCAGCAGTTGTTCGCCGCGCACGGTGGCCTGGTGGGAGTAGCCGGCCAGGGTGAACATGGCGGCGGCCATCTCCTCGGCGTGCAGGGTCTGCAGCCACAGGCACTCGACCGACTTCACGTCGGCGGGCTCGGTCCAGGTGTCGACCTGGGCGACCATCCGGCTGCCCAGCAGGGTGACCCCGTCGCGTTCCTGGGCCTCGGTCAGCTCCAGGTCGTCGAAGCCCAGCCACTCCAGGTAGCGGGCGGCCGTGAACACCGCGTCCTGCGAGGTGCGCACCGGGTGGGGCCGGAACGGGGTGCGGTGCCGGAAGGGGCGGGAGCTGCCGGCCGAGCCGCCGGGGGGCGCGGGCGGGGCGGGCGGGGCGGGCACCGGGGTGTTCATCGGGTGGGCGGGGTACGGGCGGGAGGCCTGCGGGCCGGGGGCGGCGAGCGGTCCGGCCGTGCCGTTGCCCAGCCGGGTGGTGCGGTCCACCGGGAGCCGGACGGTGGCGCCGCAGTTGCAGGTGAACTCGGGCTGCGGCCACTGGTCGGAGCGGCCGCAGTGCGGGCAGCGCATGCTCAGCCAGGAGTCCTCCCAGGACCGGAACCGCACCTGCACCGGCACCCCGCCGCGCAGCAGCGGCACCTTCAGCGAGGCGCCGCACGGGCATGGCAGCGCCGGCGGTTCGTACAGGTGCTCGCGGCGGCAGGCGGGGCAGCGGATCGCCCGGGCGCCACCGCCCGCCCCGGGCCCTGGCCGCGCGGGGTCGTGTCCGGTGAAGTCGTCGGGCAGTCCTGCCATCGCGGGCTCCGTCCGTCGGTGTCGGGTGGGTGGATGCATCCCATGCTCCCCGAAACGTCCGGCTCTGGGCGCGGAATGGGGCAATCCTCAGGGACGGATCAGGGGGCGGTGACCGGGGAGGGCGAGGCCGGACCCTTCGCAGGGAGGATGCGCGGCGGGCCTGCGGAGCACGTCAGCGGGCCGACCAGCGGGCCAGGTCGGCGGGGGTGTCCAGGTCGTCCGGGACGGCGACGTCCGCGCACTCGACCAGGACGAGCTCCGCGGCGTGCGCCGCCAGCAGGGCGCGGGCCCCGGCGTCGCCCGCGGCGCCCTCGGCGGCCTCGGCGAAGTGCCGCGCGCCGATCAGCACCGGGTGCCCGCGCCGCCCGCCGTACGCCGCCGCGGCCAGTTCGGCGCCGGCCCGGTGCGCGGCCAGCAGCCGGGCCACCGCGGCCGGGGTGACGCCCGGGGTGTCGACCAGCATCACCAGCACCGCCGGGGCGTCCGGCGCCAGCGCGGCCAGCCCGGCCCGCAGCGAGGAGCCCATGCCCTCGGCCCAGTCCGGGTTGGCCACCAGCCGGCAGCCCGGCAGGTGCGCGGTGGAGCGGACCCGCTCGCGCTCCGCGCCCAGCACCACCGTGACGTCCGGGCAGCCGCCGGCCCGTACGGTGGCCACCGCGTGCTCCACCAGCGGCCGGCCCGCGTACCGGATCAGCGCCTTGGGCCGCCCGCCGAGCCGGCGTCCGCCCCCGGCGGCGAGGACGAGGGCCGGGACGGCGGGCGGTGTGTTCTGCATGCGCCCAGCCTGCCCGGTCCGGGCCCGGGCGGACAGCGGTTCGCGACTTGTGCGAATCCACAGGACGAAGGCGCAGGTCGGGGGTGCTCCCCGGCGGTTCGGCCGCTGGTCCGGCGGCGCGCTTGCCCCTGTACTGGGTCGATGAACACCGCACCGCGCCCGCTGGTGGACCGCTTCGGTCGGGTCCACACCGACCTGCGGGTCTCGCTGACCGACCGCTGCAACCTGCGCTGCACCTACTGCATGCCGGCGGAGGGCCTGGACTGGCTGCCCCGTGCGGAGGTGCTGGACGACGACGAGGTGGTCCGGCTGGTGCGGATCGCGGTGCGGCGGCTCGGGGTGCGCTCGGTGCGGCTCACCGGCGGGGAGCCGCTGCTGCGCCGGGGGTTGCCCGGGCTGGTCGGACGGCTGGCTGGGCTGGGGGTGGAGCTGTCGCTGACCACGAACGGGATCGGCCTGGCACGTACGGCCGTTCAGCTCCGGGAGGCCGGGCTGGGGCGGGTGAACGTCAGCCTGGACACGCTGCGCGCGGACCGGTACGCGGCGCTCACCCGGCGGGACCGGATCGGCGACGTGTTCGCCGGACTGGCGGCGGCGAAGGCGGCCGGACTGGACCCGGTGAAGGTCAACGCCGTGCCGGTGCGCGGGGTGAACGAGGACGAGATCCCGGAGTTGGCGTCCTTCGCCGTCGAACACGGCTACCGGATGCGCTTCATCGAGTCCATGCCGCTGGAAGCACAGGGGAGTTGGGACCGGGCCGCGATGGTGACGGCCGACGAGATCCTGGCCCGGCTGGGCGAGCGCTTCGACCTCCTGCCGGTCGGACGCAGCGGCAACGCCCCGGCGGAGGAGTGGCGGATCGCCGGGACGGACACGGTGATCGGGGTCATCGCCTCCGTCACCCGCCCGTTCTGCGGCGGCTGCGACCGGGTCCGGCTGACCGCCGACGGGCAGCTGCGCAACTGCCTGTTCGCCACCGAGGAGTCCGACCTGCGCGCCCTGCTGCGCGGCGGCGCGGACGACGGCCGGATCGAGGAGGCCTGGCGGGCCTCGGTCGCCGGCAAGGGGCCCGGACACGCCATCGGCAGCGCCGACTTCGTCCGGCCCGAGCGGCCGATGTCCGCGATCGGCGGCTGAGCGGGCGTCACCGAGGCCGACCGGAAGGCCATGCCGCAGCAGTGCGGAAGTCGAGGAACAGGGGGCGCGCCGCGCGAACGCGGCACGCCCCCGGGGGGAGTCGAGTCTCCGGGATCAGGGTTTCCCGGAGCGTGGACTCCCGGGTGAGGACTCCGGAGCCCGGTCCGGGAGCGGGGATCAAGCTCCCGGATCAGGATTCCGGAGTCAGGGCTTCGGGGCCGTCAGGACTTCGGGGTCGTCAGGTCGTAGAAGGTGGCGGTGCCGACTGTCCTGGCGGTGAAGTGGCCGGTCACCCAGGCCTCGATCTGGGCGGCCTCGGTCTGCTGACCGCCCTCGTCGCCCTCGCCGCCCGCGCCGCCGAAGCCGCGGTGCGAGCCGCCGGCGATGAACCAGTGCACCTTGCCCTCCTGGACGTACTTCTGGAAGCCGTCCAGGCTGAGCGAGGGGTCCGTGCCGTTGAAGCCACCGAGGGCCATCACCGGCTTGCCGGTGGCGAGTTGGTAGCTCGCGGCGTTCTGCGAACCGGTGGTGGCGGCCGCCCAGGTGTAGTGGTCGGCGTCCTGCGAGAGCAGCGCCGCGGCCTCGTCGCTCACCTTGGTGCCGCCGAGCAGGCCGCCCATGCCGCCGGCGAAGCCGCCCGGGCCGGTGCCCTCGGGGTCCTGGCCGCCGGGGAAGCCGTTGGCGCCGGGGGCGCCGTTGCTGCCGCCTCCGGCACCGCGCTCGTGGTGGCTGCCGGGGGTGTTGGCGCCGCCGGAGCCCCGGCCGGAGCCGTGGGTGCCCTGGCCGCCGGGGAAGCCGCCGGGGAAGCCCTGGCCGTTCTGACCGCCCTGGCCGCCGGGGAAGCCCTGGCCGCCGAAGCCGCCCGGACCGCCCTGACCGCCCTGGCCGAACATCCGGCCGTTGCCCATCGCGCCCTTGCCGCCCTTGCGCCCGAACGATCCCGGCCCGAACGCGCCCTTCACGGACGGCCCGGCGGTGATGATCGAGCCGTTGTGCGCGGTGCTCACGGTGTCCACCGCGTACGCGGCCGGACCGCCGAACGCCGCCGCCAGGCCCACCAGGCCCGCCACCGAGGCGATCCGCGCGCCGGTCCGGCCGGAGACCCTTCCGGCGTACTGCCCGGCGACCAGTGCGGCCGCCGCCGCCAGCCCGCCGACCAGCACCGCCCAACGCAGCCAGGGCAGGAAGCCGGAGCTGCGGCCGAGCAGGACGAACGCCCACCCCGCCGTCACCGCGAGCACGCCCGCCAGCAGCAGCGCGTACGGGAGCCGGTGCCGCGCCCGCCACAGCCCGTCCGCGCCCATGCCGACCAGCGCCGCGACGGCCGGGGCCAGCGCCACCGTGTAGTACTGGTGGAAGATCCCGGACATGAAGCTGAAGATCAGCGCGGTGGAGATCAGCCAGCCGCCCCAGACCAGGAACGCCGCGCGCGCGGTGTCCGGACGGGCGTGGCGGCGGGTCGCCCACAGGCCGACCACCAGCAGGATCAGCGCGGCCGGCATCAGCCAGGCGATCTGCCCGCCGATGTCGCTGCCGAACAGCCGGGTGATGCCGGTCTGGCCCCAGCCCCGGTTGTGCATCGCGCCGGCCGGCAGGTCGAGCCCGGCGGGGAGGTGTCCGCCGCCGCCCACGCTGCCGCGCTCGTTGCCGTCGACCCGGCCGAGGCCGTTGTAGCCGAAGGTCAGGGACAGGAAGCTGTCGTCCTGCGAGCCGCCGACGTACGGGCGGGCCGAGGCGGGCAGCAGCTCGACGATCGCCACCCACCAGCCGGCCGAGAGCACCAGGGCCAGGCCCGCGAGCAGGGTCTGCCGCAGCCGCCGCCAGAAGCCGGTGGGGGCCACGACCAGGTAGATCACCGCGAAGGCGGGCAGGATCAGGAACGCCGCCAGGGTCTTGGTGAGGAAGGCGAAGCCGAACACCGCCCCGGTGAACAGCAGCCACCGGGTGCTCGCCGTCTCGATCGCCCGCACCATCCCGTACGCGGCGACGGTGAGAAGCAGCACCAGCAGCGCGTCCGGGTTGTTGAAGCGGAACATCAGCGTCGCGACCGGGGTGAGCGCCAGCGCGGCGCCGGCCAGCAGGCCGCCGAGCGGGGAGAAGCGGCGGCGCACCGTGGCGTACAGCACGCCGACGGTGGCGGCGCCCATCAGCGCCTGCGGGGCCAGGATCGACCACGAGGAGAGGCCGAAGATCCGCACCGACAGCGCCATCGGCCACAGCGACGCCGGGGGCTTGTCGACGGTGATGAAGTTGCCGGCGTCGGAGGAACCGAAGAAGAAGGCCTTCCAGCTCTGGCTGCCGGCCTGGACGGCGGCCGAGTAGAAGGCGTTGGCCCATCCGGAGGCGCCCAGGCCCCACAGGTAGAGGACGACGGTCGCGGCGATCAGTGCCAGCAGGGCCGGGCGCACCCAGCGCGGGTCGTCCGCCCGGCCGCGCCAGGCGCGGGCCGGGAGGGTGCGCAGCCGTCCGGACCAGGAGGCCGGGCCCTTGGGGCCGACGGGCGGCAGGGGCTGCTCGGGGAAGAGCGGCGCCGGGGCCGGCCGGCTGGTGTCCGGCTGCGGCATCTCCGGCGGCGGGTAGTTCGCGGCCTCGGGCCACGGATCGCCGGCTGGCGGGGAGTAGCTGCTCGTGGTCATGCGCCATATGGTGCGTGGCGCGGCTGAGAGAACCGTGAGACGAGGCTTTGACTTCCTCCCCCGCCTGAGGGCGGGGGAGCCCCCTCAGCCTTGCGGCTGAGCCGCTGCGCGTGAGCGCACCGGTTGGGATGCTTCCTGTTTCACAGCCGACAGCGGAAGGGATGCCCCTTGCCGTCTTACACCAGCTCCGCAGGCATCGCCCGAGTCGCCTCGGGCTACGGCTCGACCAGCCGCAAGGATGTTCTTCGCCGCATTGCTGTCCCGGTCGTGCCGGGTGCGGCAGGCAGGGCATGTCCAGTGCCGGGTGCTGAGGCTGAGTTCAGCGAGCAGATGTCCGCAGCCACTACAGGTCTTGGACGACGGGTACCAGCGGTCGATCACGACGAGCTGTCGGCCGTAGCGCTCGCACTTGTACTCCAGCTGTCGGCGGAACTCGCCCCAGCCGACGTCGGAGACGGAACGGGCCAGTTTCCGGTTCTTGGCCATGCCTGCCACGTTCAGGTCTTCTATGGCGATCACGCCGGCCTTGCGGACCAGGTTGGTGCTGGCGCGGTGCAGGAAATCCTGGCGGGCGCTCTTGACCTTGCGGTGGGCGCGGGCGACCTTCGCCTTGGCCTTGGTTCGGTTGTTGGAGCCGCGCTGGCAGCGGGCCATCCTGCGCTGGTACCGCTTGAGGTTCGCGAGCTTGCGTTCCAGATGCCGGGGGTTGGCGATCCACTCCCCATCCGAGGTCACGGCGAAGTCCTTCAGCCCGAGGTCCACGCCGATGGCGTGGCCGAGCGGTTCCAAAGCGGTGTTCTCATCGGTGTCCAGGGCGAAGGTCACGTACCAGCGGCCGTCGGGGTCGCGGGAGACGATCACCATCGTCGGGTCCAGTGCGGTCACGTCCACATCGCCGAACGACCACACGAAGACCAGCGGCGCACTGGTCTTGGCCAGCCACAGCTCACCCGCTTTCATGCGGAACGCGGAGCGCGTGTAGTGCGCGGACTGCCGCGCGGTGCGGGACTTGAAACGCGGGTACTTCGCCCGTCCGGCGAAGAAGTTCGAGAACGTGGCGCAGTGTCTGCTGCAACGGCACCGACGACACCTCGGACAGGAACGACAGGTCGTCCGTCTTCTTCGGCGCCGTCAGCGCCGCGTCGGTCTGCTTGTACGAGGTCTTCACGCCGTCCCGTGGTACGCCCGGTGGCGTTCCGCGAGGGTCTTGTTCCACACCAGGCGCACGCACCCGAACGTGCGGCCCAGCATGGCCGCCTGCTCAGGGGCCGGGTATGCCCGGCACTTTTACGCCACCCTCACGGCCCAAGCCTTACACATGGAACCCGCATGAGTAAGACGAACCGTCAAACTCGCTTCCGAGCCTCGCTCTCAGAGCCGTCCCGGCTTCTACGGAACCCCGATTCATCCCCGGCCAGAAGACCGGGGCCTCCTCGGGAGGATCAGGTGATCTGCGCCGCTTTCTCCGTATCCCCGTTTCCCCGGGACGGTGCCCTGGGTGGGTCCTACGCGGCGGCCGGCATGGTGATGTGCTTGCCCAGCCACTCCAGGGCCGGGGGGATCTCCCGGGTCCAGGTGTGGAAGTTGTGGCCGGCGGTGTCCAGGGTGATGGTGGACATCTTGGTGGGGGCCTTGAAGGCGGCGACCATGGCCTTGGTCTCGTCGTAGTTGTTCTCGTCGTACGCGGTGGTCAGCAGCAGCGAGACCGGGGCAGCCGGCTGGTTCTTCAGCCGCCACAGCAGGTCGTTCTCCTGCTTG from Kitasatospora cathayae includes:
- a CDS encoding glycosyltransferase family 39 protein codes for the protein MTTSSYSPPAGDPWPEAANYPPPEMPQPDTSRPAPAPLFPEQPLPPVGPKGPASWSGRLRTLPARAWRGRADDPRWVRPALLALIAATVVLYLWGLGASGWANAFYSAAVQAGSQSWKAFFFGSSDAGNFITVDKPPASLWPMALSVRIFGLSSWSILAPQALMGAATVGVLYATVRRRFSPLGGLLAGAALALTPVATLMFRFNNPDALLVLLLTVAAYGMVRAIETASTRWLLFTGAVFGFAFLTKTLAAFLILPAFAVIYLVVAPTGFWRRLRQTLLAGLALVLSAGWWVAIVELLPASARPYVGGSQDDSFLSLTFGYNGLGRVDGNERGSVGGGGHLPAGLDLPAGAMHNRGWGQTGITRLFGSDIGGQIAWLMPAALILLVVGLWATRRHARPDTARAAFLVWGGWLISTALIFSFMSGIFHQYYTVALAPAVAALVGMGADGLWRARHRLPYALLLAGVLAVTAGWAFVLLGRSSGFLPWLRWAVLVGGLAAAAALVAGQYAGRVSGRTGARIASVAGLVGLAAAFGGPAAYAVDTVSTAHNGSIITAGPSVKGAFGPGSFGRKGGKGAMGNGRMFGQGGQGGPGGFGGQGFPGGQGGQNGQGFPGGFPGGQGTHGSGRGSGGANTPGSHHERGAGGGSNGAPGANGFPGGQDPEGTGPGGFAGGMGGLLGGTKVSDEAAALLSQDADHYTWAAATTGSQNAASYQLATGKPVMALGGFNGTDPSLSLDGFQKYVQEGKVHWFIAGGSHRGFGGAGGEGDEGGQQTEAAQIEAWVTGHFTARTVGTATFYDLTTPKS
- a CDS encoding nucleotidyltransferase family protein translates to MQNTPPAVPALVLAAGGGRRLGGRPKALIRYAGRPLVEHAVATVRAGGCPDVTVVLGAERERVRSTAHLPGCRLVANPDWAEGMGSSLRAGLAALAPDAPAVLVMLVDTPGVTPAAVARLLAAHRAGAELAAAAYGGRRGHPVLIGARHFAEAAEGAAGDAGARALLAAHAAELVLVECADVAVPDDLDTPADLARWSAR
- a CDS encoding tetratricopeptide repeat protein; the encoded protein is MSEHGWSPNGPDERGRAAAEEPGDTVWRLRSRGCWQEAAELLRPAAEHDPAVALARAELLIEQCLFTASQWTQAEQALRLAEALAQGTEQRAAAACARGFLAYLASVLGPRDRLDEAQAALGRTSALLPPDAPGRPLLDFRRGLVAENLLRDRGAAWIAYRRAHEGAGERGDELLRSYTWRHLAALALSRGDRGNAREGFDASLRLREQLGFTVGVAPALAALAEVSEPPEAVRLRAEAARLVHALGGVPVWLARQLGISRTPGGTPRTPGRAPGAPPDGRIASETGGTIS
- a CDS encoding (2Fe-2S)-binding protein; translated protein: MTASSTRPGPAPCAPRTTQAHTPAHAPDTSTPCVPSYHRLTALTPILDVRCAPPRRGGGWLPVADLTTDPAAVRELIAHDARRGLARYGRPLRPDVAAGFGLHRLVWSVSLLFTVPWFLERRVPLLGPGDVSLRRDPTSIELTVRPEAFGCLPDDPAAGSPEARTTPDGAALAAELRYALGEFLAPVLAAFGPAVRRGPRVLWAMATDAVVEGLWYAGGLLGEQERARAELSALLAAGGSTSEPARTPGAGQSPAPAPAPFTPGAGFAPPTPARTGASGTARARASCCLVYTVEPGAMCGGCPRVTRR
- the moaA gene encoding GTP 3',8-cyclase MoaA, which codes for MNTAPRPLVDRFGRVHTDLRVSLTDRCNLRCTYCMPAEGLDWLPRAEVLDDDEVVRLVRIAVRRLGVRSVRLTGGEPLLRRGLPGLVGRLAGLGVELSLTTNGIGLARTAVQLREAGLGRVNVSLDTLRADRYAALTRRDRIGDVFAGLAAAKAAGLDPVKVNAVPVRGVNEDEIPELASFAVEHGYRMRFIESMPLEAQGSWDRAAMVTADEILARLGERFDLLPVGRSGNAPAEEWRIAGTDTVIGVIASVTRPFCGGCDRVRLTADGQLRNCLFATEESDLRALLRGGADDGRIEEAWRASVAGKGPGHAIGSADFVRPERPMSAIGG